From the genome of Opisthocomus hoazin isolate bOpiHoa1 chromosome 8, bOpiHoa1.hap1, whole genome shotgun sequence, one region includes:
- the GDI2 gene encoding rab GDP dissociation inhibitor beta, protein MNEEYDVIVLGTGLTECILSGIMSVNGKKVLHMDRNSYYGGESASITPLEDLYKRFNLPGTPPESMGRGRDWNVDLIPKFLMANGQLVKMLLYTEVTRYLDFKVIEGSFVYKGGKIYKVPSTEAEALASSLMGLFEKRRFRKFLVYVANFDENDPRTFEGVDPKKTTMRDVYKKFDLGQDVIDFTGHALALYRTDDYLDQPCQETINRIKLYSESLARYGKSPYLYPLYGLGELPQGFARLSAIYGGTYMLNKPIEEIVIENGKVVGVKSEGEVARCKQLICDPSYVSDRVTKVGQVIRVICILSHPIKNTNDANSCQIIIPQNQVNRKSDIYVCMISSAHNVAAQGKYIAIASTTVETADPEKEIKPALDLLEPIEQKFVSISDLFAPTDLGTESQIFISRTYDATTHFETTCDDIKDIYKRMMGSEFDFEEMKRKKNDIYGEEEQQ, encoded by the exons ATGAATGAGGAGTACGACGTGATCGTGCTGGGCACCGGCCTCACG GAATGCATCCTCTCTGGGATCATGTCGGTGAATGGAAAGAAAGTCCTTCACATGGATCGTAACTCTTACTACGGAGGGGAAAGCGCATCCATTACACCCCTGGAGGAC CTCTACAAAAGGTTTAATCTCCCAGGAACTCCACCAGAATCCATGGGGCGAGGAAGAGACTGGAACGTGGACCTAATTCCAAAATTCCTTATGGCTAACG GTCAGTTGGTAAAGATGCTGCTCTACACAGAAGTCACTCGCTACTTAGACTTCAAGGTGATCGAGGGAAGCTTCGTCTACAAGGGAGGAAAGATCTACAAAGTTCCTTCCACTGAGGCAGAAGCCTTGGCATCCA GCTTAATGGGCTTGTTTGAGAAACGCCGGTTCAGGAAATTCCTCGTGTACGTTGCCAACTTCGACGAGAACGACCCCCGAACCTTCGAAGGCGTCGATCCCAAGAAGACCACCATGCGCGACGTGTACAAGAAGTTTGACCTGGGGCAAGACGTTATAGACTTCACGGGCCATGCCCTCGCGCTCTACAGGACTGACGA CTATCTAGATCAACCATGCCAAGAAACGATCAACAGGATTAAGCTGTACAGCGAGTCACTGGCTAGATACGGTAAAAGCCCGTACCTTTATCCCCTCTATGGCCTTGGAGAGCTGCCCCAGGGATTTGCAAG GCTAAGTGCCATCTATGGAGGCACCtacatgctgaacaagcccattgAGGAGATTGTGATAGAGAACGGCAAAGTCGTCGGTGTCAAGTCTGAAGGGGAG GTCGCTCGCTGCAAACAGCTCATCTGCGACCCCAGCTACGTCTCGGACCGCGTAACGAAGGTCGGCCAAGTGATTCGGGTAATCTGCATCCTGAGCCACCCGATCAAGAACACGAACGATGCCAACTCGTGCCAGATCATCATTCCACAGAATCAAGTCAACCGAAAATCAG ATATCTACGTCTGCATGATCTCCTCCGCGCACAACGTGGCGGCGCAGGGGAAGTACATCGCGATTGCCAGCACTACCGTGGAGACCGCCGACCCGGAGAAGGAAATCAAGCCGGCCTTGGACCTCTTGGAGCCCATTGAGCAGAA gtTCGTTAGCATCAGTGACCTGTTCGCGCCGACCGACCTGGGAACCGAAAGCCAG ATCTTCATCTCTCGCACCTACGACGCCACCACTCACTTCGAGACGACGTGCGACGACATCAAAGATATTTATAAGAGGATGATGGGATCGGAGTTTGACTTCGAGGAGATGAAACGCAAGAAAAACGATATCTAtggggaagaggagcagcagTAA